One window of Amaranthus tricolor cultivar Red isolate AtriRed21 chromosome 13, ASM2621246v1, whole genome shotgun sequence genomic DNA carries:
- the LOC130798894 gene encoding LOW QUALITY PROTEIN: kinesin-like protein KIN-6 (The sequence of the model RefSeq protein was modified relative to this genomic sequence to represent the inferred CDS: inserted 2 bases in 1 codon; substituted 2 bases at 2 genomic stop codons) yields the protein MEISSLECFXTITIRRNPPRRARPTPSKTLPVSNFPLNDILSIDIDSNQSPKYLSIKSPNHSDSLNVFLRVRPIQEVYEKLIKPIVEGFLNGRSGLLTTLGPSGSGKTHIVFASIKEPGLVPRALRHIFDSNIGKSRFNDLLTRAFFTQTILSNLQQDCSLSLSLSLFLIGGVYCSYLLLHFRASCRDEFQQANTHCFGSIGPFFTDHKSLVESFLKFPETKRVQDAKSNVQTKNACSSTYATRLVTCFPHLNMVEHTCAQLLLLVRVLTFAHLRSSHDVSLLLPTLHNEVVLTFVDLIAAKREKKTGNKILKVRSGAEDYFDTCFLLKHASPYMKIKFFEIKETLNVPRRKRRIDINGNEKKKRPKLSGIDGKNDVSITTTASENLQKGQNXHNKYLLSGSQRNHVSRMSENSLPKVTSIDLNIQRQYYVMQGFXKALWGALKQYKERVKVMQLDIDILTENLRYGRAQHLAMKEELLYLKSQGSYHKQVLGVVSCSSGGPNSEEVCVGNPDLEEESRSASMDEEFPKPQGTGPADVSKICTIIVDSGCSMEGSNSEDVSPDLKGRNQSASLKDECPELQGSEPLGDSKVHVGAVTSVSKWGLAVDESIDSDAIMTRCSDDTSLASTDVKMSFPESFQALQSSVECRISHDIREYDGHEKDQMKECDKELKGPLSSDAFDGFPRPHGIDLMDQSESLGCDVQNKMDKENVVHGPGSNLDSELETKETFYSVASKAISYHDMVKEHGAIGPRSSLNIELEKKEASHSKPMKAERPKRRLMPASSLLLRDARNLDVTDDNLKLQASRGGRKAVEDEYKRSKGNASLLRLLKNHLPR from the exons ATGGAGATTTCCAGTTTAGAATGTTTCTGAACTATCACGATTCGCCGAAATCCTCCCCGTCGAGCAAGACCAACGCCATCGAAAACCCTACCAGTCTCCAATTTTCCTTTGAACGACATTTTATCAATAGATATCGACAGTAATCAAAGTCCAAAATATTTGTCGATCAAATCCCCAAATCATTCGGATTCTCTAAATGTTTTTCTTCGGGTACGACCGATT CAAGAGGTGTATGAGAAGCTGATAAAGCCTATAGTTGAAGGGTTTCTCAACGGAAGAAGTGGGCTTTTAACTACTTTAGGGCCTAGTGGTTCTGGGAAAACTCACATAGTTTTTGCATCTATCAAAGAACCCGGTTTGGTGCCCCGTGCTCTTCGACACATTTTTGATTCTAATATAGGAAAATCGAG GTTCAATGACCTCTTAACTCGAGCTTTCTTCACCCAAACAATATTGAGTAATCTTCAACAAGAttgctctctctctctctctctctctctctttctcatTGGTGGTGTTTACTGTTCCTATCTCCTTCTACACTTTAGAGCTTCTTGTAGAGATGAGTTTCAACAAGCTAACACACATTGTTTTGGGTCTATAGGACCCTTCTTTACAGACCACAAAAGCTTAGTGGAATCATTCCTCAAGTTTCCTGAAACCAAACGTGTTCAAGACGCAAAATCCAATGTTCAGACAAAGAATGCTTGTTCAAGCACATATGCTACTCGTTTAGTCACCTGCTTCCCACATCTAAACATGGTTGAGCATACCTGTGCACAACTCTTGTTGCTTGTTCGAGTACTTACCTTTGCCCATTTGAGGAGCTCACACGATGTCTCTTTGTTGCTC CCAACTCTACATAATGAAGTTGTACTAACTTTTGTTGATCTTATTGCTgctaaaagagaaaagaaaactGGAAATAAG ATTTTAAAAGTTAGATCTGGTGCAGAAGACTACTTTGATACATGCTTTCTGCTCAAACATGCTTCTCCATACATGAAAATCAA GTTTTTTGAAATCAAAGAAACTTTAAATGTACCCCGTAGGAAGAGACGTATTGACataaatggtaatgaaaagaaaaaacgaCCAAAGTTGAGTGGTATTGACGGCAAA AATGATGTTTCTATAACTACTACAGCATCAGAAAACTTGCAAAAAGGTCA GAATTGACACAACAAATATCTTTTGAGTGGAAGCCAAAGAAATCATGTGTCGAGAATGAGTGAAAATTCACTTCCCAAAGTTACCTCTATTGATTTAAACATACAAAGGCAGTACTATGTCATGCAAGGTTT CAAGGCTCTCTGGGGTGCGTTGAAGCAGTATAAGGAAAGAGTCAAG GTAATGCAATTAGATATTGATATACTGACGGAGAATCTTAGATATGGACGTGCTCAACATCTGGCAATGAAAGAGGAACTACTTTATCTGAAGTCTCAAGGTTCATATCATAAACAAGTTCTTGGTGTTGTTAGCTGTTCTTCTGGAGGGCCAAATTCGGAGGAAGTATGTGTTGGCAATCCTGATTTGGAGGAGGAAAGTAGATCTGCCTCCATGGATGAGGAATTTCCGAAACCTCAGGGGACTGGACCTGCTGATGTTTCAAAGATTTGTACAATCATTGTTGATTCTGGTTGCTCTATGGAAGGCTCAAATTCTGAGGATGTGAGTCCTGATTTGAAGGGGAGAAATCAATCTGCATCCTTGAAAGATGAATGTCCGGAGCTTCAGGGCAGTGAACCTCTTGGTGATTCGAAG GTCCATGTCGGAGCTGTAACATCTGTGTCTAAGTGGGGGCTTGCTGTTGATGAGAGTATTGACTCTGATGCAATCATGACAAGGTGCTCTGACGACACTAGCTTGGCTTCAACTGATGTTAAAATGTCTTTTCCAGAAAGTTTTCAG GCACTGCAGTCATCGGTGGAATGCCGAATTTCACATGACATAAGGGAATATGATGGCCATGAGAAAGATCAAATGAAGGAATGTGATAAAGAATTAAAAG GTCCATTGTCTTCAGATGCTTTTGACGGTTTCCCTAGGCCACATGGCATAGATCTGATGGATCAGAGCGAAAGTTTGGGTTGTGACGTACAAAACAAGATGGATAAa GAAAATGTTGTGCACGGTCCAGGAAGCAATTTGGACTCTGAGCTGGAAACCAAAGAAACCTTTTACTCTGTAGCTTCAAAAGCTATTTCATATCATGACATGGTTAAG GAACATGGTGCAATCGGTCCAAGGAGCAGTTTGAACATAGAGTTGGAAAAGAAGGAAGCTTCTCACTCTAAACCTATGAAAGCTGAGCGGCCCAAAAG GCGACTTATGCCAGCTTCATCATTATTGTTGAGGGATGCTAGGAACCTTGATGTGACAGACGACAATTTGAAGTTACAG GCAAGTAGAGGTGGACGGAAGGCGGTTGAAGATGAATATAAAAGAAGCAAGGGTAATGCTTCTCTTTTACGACTGCTAAAGAACCATCTTCCTCGATAG